A stretch of the Duncaniella dubosii genome encodes the following:
- a CDS encoding M3 family metallopeptidase has product MIQAQNPFFQEFNTAPHGAAPFDKITFADYEPAIDRGIRLGLEAVDAIVNNPEAPTFENTIVALEHADTDLNRVLMVFDPLLSALSDDNMMELSMKITPRLSDYSTSISLNEGLWKRVKAVYDNRADYNLAKEDSMLLKRTYDSFVRNGALLEGKDRETYSQLSSRLSELTTLFGQNVLKEMNTYEIWLGADDLAGLPESSVEAAALAAREKGRDGEYLFTLAQPVYMAFMKYSDRRDLREKMYRLYTGRNIKGDYNNLPIMKEIAETRMKIANLLGYPTYAHYALEKTMAKTPDKVYELLNSLRDAYLPAQKAEFKELADYASSIEGKTIDLKPWDYSYYANKLKNAKYAYDEEKLRPYFELNNVIDGVFGLATRLYGVTFKKNPEIPVYHPDVTAFDVIDNDGSFLGVIYTDFFPRESKRPGAWMTEFKSEEITPDGKVIRPHVSIVMNFTKPTGSKPSLLTPYEVETFLHEFGHGLHGLLANTKYASLSGTNVLRDFVELPSQFNENYLTEKEFLDGFARHYETGEAIPSELVSQIISSSQFGAAYACLRQLNFGLIDMAWHSITAPVNDPEKFEQEAGASVAMFDPIAGSVTGSTFSHIFAGGYAAGYYSYKWAEVLDADAFAHFKENGIFDRKTAESFRQNILSRGGTENPDELYRRFRGKDASIDALLQRDGISQKPSGKLPVPMDK; this is encoded by the coding sequence ATGATACAAGCTCAAAATCCGTTTTTTCAAGAATTCAACACCGCCCCCCACGGTGCGGCTCCTTTCGACAAGATAACATTCGCCGACTACGAACCCGCCATCGACCGCGGTATCCGCCTCGGGCTTGAAGCCGTCGACGCTATCGTCAACAATCCTGAAGCCCCGACATTTGAAAACACAATCGTGGCTCTCGAACACGCCGACACCGACCTCAACAGAGTTCTCATGGTGTTCGATCCGCTGCTCTCGGCTCTCAGCGACGACAACATGATGGAGCTGTCGATGAAAATCACACCGCGCCTGTCAGACTATTCCACGTCCATCTCGCTCAACGAAGGTCTGTGGAAGAGAGTTAAAGCCGTCTATGACAACCGTGCCGACTATAATCTTGCCAAAGAGGACAGCATGTTGCTTAAACGTACCTACGACTCTTTTGTGCGCAACGGCGCTCTTCTCGAAGGGAAGGACCGCGAGACCTATTCGCAGCTCTCCAGCCGTCTGAGCGAACTGACCACACTTTTCGGCCAGAATGTCCTAAAGGAAATGAACACCTATGAAATCTGGCTCGGTGCTGATGATCTGGCCGGACTTCCCGAAAGTTCTGTAGAGGCTGCAGCCCTCGCAGCACGCGAGAAAGGCCGCGATGGAGAATATCTTTTCACTCTCGCACAGCCTGTCTACATGGCTTTCATGAAATACAGCGACCGTCGCGACCTCCGGGAAAAGATGTATCGTCTCTACACCGGCCGAAACATCAAAGGCGACTACAACAATCTCCCGATAATGAAGGAAATCGCCGAGACAAGAATGAAAATCGCCAACCTGCTCGGCTATCCGACCTACGCTCACTATGCACTCGAAAAGACAATGGCGAAAACTCCCGACAAAGTCTACGAGCTGCTCAACTCGCTGCGCGATGCTTATCTTCCGGCACAGAAAGCCGAATTCAAGGAACTTGCCGACTATGCCTCTTCAATTGAAGGCAAGACAATCGACCTGAAACCTTGGGACTACAGCTATTATGCCAACAAGCTCAAGAATGCCAAGTATGCCTACGATGAAGAGAAGCTACGTCCTTATTTCGAGCTTAACAATGTCATTGACGGAGTGTTCGGTCTCGCTACCCGTCTCTATGGCGTGACATTCAAGAAAAACCCCGAGATTCCGGTCTATCATCCCGACGTGACCGCCTTTGATGTAATCGACAACGACGGTTCGTTCCTCGGTGTGATCTATACAGACTTCTTCCCACGCGAAAGCAAGCGTCCCGGCGCGTGGATGACGGAATTCAAGAGCGAGGAAATCACTCCTGACGGCAAGGTGATACGCCCACACGTGTCAATTGTGATGAACTTCACCAAACCAACCGGATCAAAACCGTCGCTCCTGACACCCTATGAGGTCGAGACCTTCCTCCACGAATTCGGCCACGGGCTTCACGGACTTCTCGCGAACACAAAATATGCCTCTCTGTCAGGCACAAACGTGCTCCGCGACTTCGTGGAACTCCCCTCGCAGTTCAACGAGAACTATCTCACTGAGAAAGAATTCCTCGACGGATTCGCACGCCATTATGAAACAGGCGAAGCCATCCCTTCGGAACTCGTCAGCCAGATTATAAGCTCGTCGCAGTTCGGTGCGGCCTACGCATGTCTCCGCCAGCTCAACTTCGGACTCATCGACATGGCATGGCACAGCATCACTGCCCCGGTCAACGATCCTGAAAAGTTCGAGCAGGAAGCCGGAGCATCGGTGGCTATGTTCGACCCGATTGCAGGCAGCGTGACAGGAAGCACATTCTCACACATTTTCGCAGGTGGATATGCCGCCGGCTACTACAGCTACAAATGGGCTGAAGTTCTCGATGCCGACGCTTTCGCCCACTTCAAGGAAAACGGAATCTTCGACCGCAAGACTGCCGAATCATTCCGTCAGAACATTCTTTCACGCGGCGGCACAGAGAATCCCGACGAACTATACCGCCGTTTCCGTGGCAAGGACGCTTCAATCGACGCTCTTCTCCAGCGCGACGGCATCTCCCAAAAGCCATCAGGAAAATTGCCGGTCCCTATGGATAAATAA
- a CDS encoding putative DNA modification/repair radical SAM protein — MTEATLEKLKILAAAAKYDVSCSSSGTVRRNDGKGVGNTVGGVGICHSFAADGRCIALLKIMLTNYCKYDCAYCVNRRSNDIPRATLSVSEVVDITMEFYRRNYIEGLFLSSGVVRNADYTMERIARIAKDLRTIHRFNGYIHLKSIPGASQELVNEAGRYADRMSVNIEIPREESLRYLAPEKNHQSIFEPMGYIRQGVLQCQEDRKTMRHVPRFVPAGQSTQMIIGATPDTDRDILLASSSLYGMPTMRRVYYSGYVSVNTYDSRLPALKQPPLVRENRLYQADWLMRFYHFKAEEIADDTHPNLDLEVDPKLGWALRHPEAFPVDVNRAPYEMILRVPGIGVKSATLIVNARRYRHLNSSHLSKIGVVMKRARYFITCGELTAGTIADTSPEYVRKILTAPRKPKGENPLQLSFDFS; from the coding sequence ATGACAGAAGCTACACTTGAAAAACTGAAGATACTGGCCGCAGCCGCCAAATATGACGTGTCATGCTCGTCAAGCGGGACAGTGCGCCGCAACGACGGCAAAGGCGTGGGAAACACGGTTGGCGGCGTCGGCATCTGTCATAGCTTCGCTGCCGACGGCCGTTGCATAGCACTCTTGAAAATCATGCTTACTAACTATTGTAAATATGACTGTGCCTACTGTGTGAACCGACGGTCGAACGACATCCCGCGTGCCACGCTTTCCGTCTCCGAAGTCGTCGACATAACGATGGAATTCTACCGCCGTAACTATATCGAAGGTCTGTTCCTTAGTTCGGGAGTGGTACGCAACGCCGACTATACGATGGAACGCATAGCCCGCATTGCCAAAGATCTCCGCACTATCCATCGCTTCAACGGCTACATACACCTGAAAAGCATACCCGGTGCGTCGCAGGAACTCGTCAACGAAGCCGGACGCTATGCCGACCGAATGAGCGTCAATATCGAAATCCCGCGCGAGGAATCTCTCAGATATCTCGCGCCCGAAAAGAACCATCAGAGCATATTCGAGCCGATGGGCTATATCAGGCAAGGAGTGCTGCAATGTCAGGAAGACAGGAAAACCATGCGCCATGTGCCGCGTTTTGTACCGGCCGGACAGAGCACTCAGATGATCATCGGGGCGACCCCCGACACTGACCGCGACATTCTCCTTGCCTCATCGTCACTCTACGGGATGCCGACGATGCGCAGGGTCTACTATTCGGGCTATGTTTCTGTCAACACCTACGATTCCCGGCTGCCGGCGCTGAAACAGCCGCCGCTCGTGCGCGAAAACCGCCTCTATCAGGCCGACTGGCTGATGCGCTTCTATCATTTCAAGGCCGAAGAAATTGCCGACGACACCCATCCGAATCTTGACCTCGAAGTCGATCCCAAGCTCGGATGGGCGCTGCGACATCCCGAAGCCTTCCCGGTCGATGTCAACCGTGCGCCATACGAAATGATACTGCGTGTGCCCGGAATAGGCGTGAAATCCGCAACGCTTATCGTCAACGCACGCCGTTACCGCCACCTCAATTCGTCACACCTGTCAAAAATAGGTGTCGTCATGAAGCGGGCGCGATATTTCATCACATGCGGAGAGCTGACCGCAGGGACGATAGCCGACACATCGCCGGAATATGTGCGCAAAATCCTGACCGCTCCACGAAAACCCAAAGGTGAAAATCCGCTGCAACTGTCATTTGATTTTTCCTGA
- a CDS encoding TIGR03915 family putative DNA repair protein, whose translation MVIYRFDGSFDGLLTAVFDSFARKERPDALLSPDGDMPLFYDTLHEVETDLEKSTRVWKKLSVSISAGARTALMTAFLTDNSDFPLLALRFISRAVTTSPSIENDFSDPAVLSIVKEGRRVRGEAHRLLQFVRFQKAVDGTYFSMVEPLFDVLPFAIKHFADRFSDQPFIIYDRVRDYGYHYDGKETKRITLRSDSYHLSTGRLSDELMDPDERLYQQLWRNYVRYTAITERTNPRKQRQDMPVRYWKYLTEMQ comes from the coding sequence ATGGTCATCTATCGTTTTGACGGAAGTTTCGACGGACTGCTCACCGCCGTATTCGACTCTTTTGCGCGAAAGGAGCGTCCCGACGCACTTCTGTCACCTGACGGCGACATGCCATTGTTCTATGACACCCTGCACGAAGTCGAAACCGACCTTGAAAAAAGCACACGGGTCTGGAAAAAACTTTCAGTCTCAATCTCAGCCGGTGCACGCACCGCGCTCATGACCGCGTTCCTCACCGACAATTCCGATTTTCCCCTTCTGGCTCTGCGCTTCATCAGCCGTGCGGTGACCACCAGCCCTTCGATAGAGAATGATTTTTCTGACCCTGCAGTCCTCTCGATCGTGAAAGAAGGCCGGCGCGTCCGTGGCGAGGCCCACCGTCTGCTCCAGTTCGTCAGATTTCAAAAAGCGGTCGACGGTACTTATTTTTCAATGGTAGAACCGCTGTTCGATGTATTGCCGTTTGCCATAAAACATTTTGCCGACCGTTTTTCCGACCAGCCATTCATCATCTACGACCGGGTGCGCGACTACGGCTATCATTACGACGGGAAAGAGACTAAACGCATCACACTCCGGTCTGACAGCTATCACCTATCGACCGGGCGGCTCTCTGACGAACTGATGGACCCTGACGAACGACTCTACCAGCAGCTGTGGCGCAACTATGTCAGATATACAGCCATCACCGAACGTACCAATCCGCGCAAGCAGCGTCAGGACATGCCGGTCAGATACTGGAAATATCTCACCGAGATGCAATGA
- a CDS encoding patatin-like phospholipase family protein — MRKGLVLEGGAMRGLFTAGVIDVMMENGIDFDGLIGVSAGSSFGCNFKSRQPGRVLRYNLRFCKDPRYMGLRSLLSTGDLVGAEFAYHTLPLELDIFDIPTFESNPIEFHLVCTDVTTGLPVYYRMDRVDHDSLEWLRASASMPIVTRPVSVADGHLLLDGGISDSIPLAYFQSQGFDRNVVVLTQPLDYRKSPAQKWVFRLFMRRYPKIVEAMAKRHEMYNAQLDYIHSQALTGNTLIIAPSKPLPIGRIEMNPEKMRLVYGMGRDSATAMLPQLKSFLDGK, encoded by the coding sequence ATGCGTAAAGGACTGGTGCTTGAAGGAGGAGCCATGCGCGGACTGTTCACCGCAGGTGTCATCGATGTGATGATGGAAAACGGTATTGATTTCGACGGGCTCATCGGAGTTTCGGCCGGATCAAGCTTTGGCTGCAACTTCAAGTCGCGCCAGCCGGGTCGCGTGCTCCGCTACAATCTGCGGTTCTGCAAAGATCCGCGCTACATGGGGCTGCGCTCGCTCCTGAGCACAGGCGACCTCGTCGGGGCTGAATTCGCTTACCACACCCTCCCGCTCGAACTTGACATTTTCGATATCCCGACATTCGAAAGCAACCCGATTGAATTTCACCTTGTCTGCACCGACGTGACGACAGGTCTTCCCGTCTACTACCGTATGGACCGCGTCGACCACGATTCCCTCGAATGGCTCCGCGCATCAGCCTCCATGCCGATCGTCACCCGTCCGGTCAGCGTTGCCGACGGGCATCTGCTGCTCGACGGAGGCATCAGCGACTCGATTCCTTTGGCCTATTTCCAGTCACAGGGCTTCGACCGCAACGTCGTCGTACTGACCCAGCCGCTCGACTATCGCAAAAGCCCGGCGCAAAAATGGGTGTTCCGACTCTTCATGCGCCGCTATCCAAAGATTGTCGAGGCTATGGCGAAGAGACACGAAATGTATAACGCGCAGCTCGACTACATCCATTCACAAGCCCTGACAGGCAACACCCTGATCATAGCCCCGTCGAAACCACTGCCAATCGGCCGCATCGAAATGAATCCAGAAAAAATGCGGCTTGTCTACGGCATGGGACGTGACAGCGCGACCGCAATGCTCCCGCAACTGAAATCATTCCTCGACGGAAAATAA
- a CDS encoding tyrosine-protein phosphatase, whose product MAFFSFLSRKSEPARLPFRTDIHCHILPGVDDGSPDVETSVELVKRMRNWGLDRIIATPHITEATFPNTPDVLDPALHELEDALKNAGVDVELSRASENRIDDFFRSELAAGQITTFPNRYILVENSFIQEPWQLDQFLFDLKIQGYNPIMAHPERFHYYFEEHPSAMTSCIRPECCFRSMCFRLRADIQRKRSGRRRN is encoded by the coding sequence ATGGCATTTTTTAGTTTCCTTTCGAGAAAGAGTGAGCCGGCAAGACTTCCGTTCAGGACCGACATACATTGTCATATCCTTCCGGGTGTCGACGACGGCTCGCCCGACGTAGAGACCTCGGTCGAACTTGTGAAACGCATGCGCAACTGGGGGCTTGACCGCATCATAGCCACCCCGCACATCACGGAAGCGACTTTTCCGAACACTCCAGATGTGCTCGACCCGGCATTGCATGAGTTGGAGGATGCCTTGAAGAATGCGGGTGTAGATGTGGAGCTTTCGCGTGCGTCGGAGAACCGCATCGACGATTTTTTCCGCTCGGAGCTTGCGGCAGGTCAGATCACCACTTTCCCGAACAGGTATATCCTCGTGGAAAATTCGTTCATTCAGGAGCCGTGGCAGCTTGACCAGTTCCTGTTTGACCTGAAAATTCAGGGCTACAACCCGATAATGGCTCATCCGGAGCGTTTCCATTATTATTTCGAGGAGCACCCGAGCGCTATGACCAGCTGCATCAGGCCGGAGTGTTGTTTCAGGTCAATGTGCTTTCGCTTGCGGGCGGATATACAAAGAAAGAGAAGCGGACGGCGGAGAAACTGA
- a CDS encoding M56 family metallopeptidase: protein MGTLLSYSLYSSILLSMLYLTYKWVMAGENQHRYNRVALWLIYIVALTALPAAEWARGFMADAPASVPMAEIDFEDIMVSVADQGELVAPAQPLWITVLLWVYLAGVAATLFQTVWVGLRLRRIISRGEEAGRYGGKIVVVTDDGGIAPFSWCRYVVMSRKDWEEDGSMILVHELQHLRLRHWIDLLMAQAVGVFQWYNPAAWLMREELKAVHEYQADGAVLESGVGARQYQMLLIKKAVGHRFTSLANSLNHSKLKKRITMMYNTDTAPSRRLRGLALLPALAVAVGVANLDVVASVIDDTALASFVADNGDDATVAESVGVQSVDEVMLPPAEKPDDVTVGETVTVAVGDVAASVSSDGTSCEPAAKPVEESAGGRDVTEVPPHEVSETAEVVAAPGDGVSASASSAEGKVAERRESSRHTDGSQPYTVVESKPQFPGGEKALLQYIASHIRYPQDAYSDGIEGRVVVSFVVKKDGSIGDVKSIRKINPSLDAEAERVIKTLPTFTPGMLNGEAVDVWYTLPVSFKIKKDEIKKDDSIKEEKTTAMTRSLEKVTLYQGNESRTVPYERIKNINPNLIDSINVIKNGGRPEVNVYLKSV from the coding sequence ATGGGAACATTGCTATCATATTCTCTCTACAGCTCCATACTCCTCTCGATGCTCTATCTCACCTACAAATGGGTGATGGCCGGTGAAAACCAGCACCGTTACAACCGTGTGGCCCTATGGCTCATCTATATAGTTGCGCTTACGGCGCTCCCTGCCGCCGAGTGGGCACGCGGATTCATGGCCGATGCCCCGGCGTCTGTGCCTATGGCCGAAATCGATTTTGAAGACATTATGGTCAGCGTCGCAGACCAAGGCGAGCTCGTCGCTCCGGCGCAGCCTTTGTGGATCACGGTGCTTCTGTGGGTCTATCTCGCCGGTGTGGCTGCGACGCTATTCCAGACAGTATGGGTCGGGCTGAGACTCCGGCGCATAATCTCGCGCGGTGAAGAAGCCGGCAGATATGGCGGAAAGATCGTGGTCGTCACCGACGACGGGGGGATCGCACCGTTCAGCTGGTGCAGATATGTGGTGATGAGCCGCAAGGACTGGGAGGAGGACGGCAGCATGATTCTCGTCCACGAGCTTCAGCATCTGCGTCTGCGCCACTGGATAGATCTGCTGATGGCTCAGGCCGTCGGGGTGTTCCAGTGGTATAATCCTGCGGCTTGGCTCATGCGCGAGGAGCTTAAGGCCGTCCATGAGTATCAGGCCGACGGCGCAGTGCTCGAATCGGGTGTCGGGGCGCGCCAGTATCAGATGCTGCTGATTAAAAAGGCTGTGGGACATCGTTTTACGTCGCTTGCAAACAGCTTGAATCACAGCAAACTGAAGAAACGTATCACGATGATGTATAACACCGATACAGCTCCGTCGCGCCGTCTGCGCGGACTGGCGCTGTTGCCGGCGCTTGCTGTGGCAGTCGGTGTGGCCAATCTCGATGTCGTCGCTTCGGTTATCGACGACACGGCTCTTGCGTCGTTTGTCGCTGATAACGGTGATGACGCCACTGTGGCTGAGTCGGTTGGCGTCCAGTCGGTCGATGAGGTAATGTTGCCGCCGGCTGAGAAACCGGACGATGTGACTGTCGGTGAAACCGTGACGGTGGCTGTCGGCGATGTCGCAGCATCGGTGTCGTCAGACGGAACGTCATGTGAGCCCGCAGCAAAGCCGGTCGAAGAATCCGCCGGAGGCAGGGATGTCACCGAAGTTCCCCCTCATGAAGTTAGCGAGACCGCCGAGGTTGTCGCCGCACCCGGCGATGGCGTGAGCGCCTCTGCATCTTCGGCCGAGGGCAAAGTGGCGGAGCGCCGTGAGTCCTCAAGACATACGGATGGTTCACAACCGTATACCGTAGTGGAGTCCAAGCCGCAATTTCCCGGTGGTGAAAAAGCGTTGCTCCAATATATCGCTTCTCATATCCGCTATCCGCAGGATGCGTATAGTGATGGGATTGAAGGACGCGTTGTGGTGAGCTTCGTCGTTAAGAAAGATGGTTCGATAGGCGATGTGAAGTCAATAAGGAAAATAAATCCGTCGCTCGACGCGGAGGCGGAGCGTGTCATCAAGACTCTCCCGACTTTTACACCGGGCATGTTGAATGGCGAGGCTGTTGACGTGTGGTATACACTCCCCGTGTCGTTTAAAATCAAGAAAGACGAAATTAAGAAAGACGACAGCATAAAGGAAGAAAAGACCACCGCCATGACGAGATCGCTGGAAAAGGTGACGTTGTATCAGGGCAATGAAAGCAGGACTGTGCCTTATGAAAGAATAAAAAATATAAATCCGAATCTCATAGACTCGATAAATGTCATTAAGAATGGTGGCCGGCCCGAGGTCAACGTCTATCTGAAAAGTGTCTGA
- a CDS encoding BlaI/MecI/CopY family transcriptional regulator, translated as MKPGRKPQMLTEKELVIMQMLWERGPLFVREMVNIHEEPKPHFNTLSTIVRILEEKGHVSHEVFGPTYRYYAIAKKEDFMKRSLARLVKDYFNNSYKNAVSALVEEEKMSDEELREVMDLIERKNAKK; from the coding sequence ATGAAACCAGGAAGAAAACCACAGATGCTCACAGAAAAGGAATTGGTCATCATGCAGATGCTTTGGGAGCGCGGTCCTCTCTTTGTGCGTGAGATGGTCAACATCCACGAAGAGCCCAAACCTCACTTCAACACCCTTTCGACCATCGTCAGAATCCTCGAAGAGAAGGGTCATGTGAGCCACGAAGTTTTTGGTCCGACCTACCGCTACTATGCCATCGCCAAGAAGGAAGATTTCATGAAGCGTTCGTTGGCCCGTCTGGTGAAGGACTATTTCAACAATTCTTACAAGAACGCAGTTTCTGCACTCGTCGAGGAAGAAAAGATGTCGGACGAAGAGCTCCGCGAAGTCATGGATCTCATCGAGCGCAAGAACGCAAAGAAATAA
- a CDS encoding OmpA family protein: protein MKINKLFLTASFALCAAFMANAQEAQEETEYVFQPHWYVQGQVGMQETLGETSFGKLASFNAQVGVGYRFNPVLGARLIFNGWTSKGSIEVDGKRSDWKWNYVAPTVNATVDLVNLIGGFNPERPVNAGIFAGIGANIAARNGEANDVNNALKASVYKDLDAAARPDVLRNIWTGTKARFVGQFGVYADYNLTSNLKLGLELQANVLPDGYNSKKAGNADWYFNGLVGVKYAFGTTFTKQKRKKCCAATAEPKIIEKIVEVPVEKIVVKEVIKEVPAPLTRDVFFKISTIKITKDEMYKVAEVARYMKTNPDTKVTVTGYADKGTGSMKLNLRLSAQRAEAVANALIKEYGIASDRITVKSMGEVEDQPYPTPAQNRVAICIVE, encoded by the coding sequence ATGAAAATTAACAAGTTATTTCTAACAGCCTCATTCGCCCTCTGTGCAGCCTTCATGGCTAACGCACAGGAGGCGCAGGAGGAGACAGAATATGTCTTCCAGCCCCACTGGTATGTCCAAGGGCAGGTTGGTATGCAGGAGACCTTGGGAGAAACCAGCTTCGGCAAACTCGCATCGTTCAACGCACAGGTTGGCGTAGGCTACCGCTTCAACCCCGTACTCGGCGCACGCCTCATCTTCAACGGATGGACCTCAAAAGGTTCAATCGAAGTTGACGGCAAGCGTTCAGACTGGAAGTGGAACTACGTAGCTCCCACCGTCAACGCAACAGTCGACCTCGTTAACCTCATCGGCGGCTTCAACCCCGAGCGTCCCGTCAACGCCGGCATCTTCGCTGGTATCGGCGCTAACATCGCAGCCCGCAACGGCGAGGCCAACGACGTCAACAACGCCCTCAAGGCAAGCGTCTACAAGGATCTCGACGCAGCTGCCCGCCCCGACGTGCTCCGCAACATCTGGACCGGCACAAAGGCCCGCTTCGTAGGTCAGTTCGGCGTTTATGCTGACTACAACCTCACCAGCAACCTCAAACTCGGCCTCGAACTTCAAGCCAACGTCCTCCCCGACGGCTACAACTCAAAGAAGGCAGGTAACGCCGACTGGTATTTCAACGGCCTCGTAGGCGTGAAGTATGCTTTCGGAACAACCTTCACCAAGCAGAAGCGCAAAAAGTGCTGCGCCGCTACCGCCGAACCCAAGATCATCGAAAAGATCGTGGAAGTTCCCGTAGAGAAGATCGTAGTCAAGGAAGTAATCAAGGAAGTGCCCGCACCTCTTACCCGCGACGTATTCTTCAAGATTTCTACCATCAAGATCACCAAGGACGAAATGTATAAGGTGGCTGAAGTTGCCCGCTACATGAAGACCAACCCCGATACCAAGGTAACCGTAACAGGCTATGCCGACAAGGGAACAGGTTCAATGAAGCTCAACCTCCGTCTCTCGGCTCAGCGTGCCGAAGCGGTTGCCAACGCCCTCATCAAGGAATACGGCATCGCTTCAGACCGCATCACAGTCAAGAGCATGGGTGAAGTAGAGGATCAGCCCTACCCCACTCCCGCTCAGAACCGTGTTGCAATCTGCATCGTTGAATAA
- the msrB gene encoding peptide-methionine (R)-S-oxide reductase MsrB, whose protein sequence is MTKRPQAHVDPSAYSRPDDARLRSELTAEQYAVTQQNATEAPFRNEYFDNHEKGIYVDVTTGEPLFVSTDKFDSGCGWPSFSHPVSDEVIVEKRDLSHGMDRTEVRSRVGDSHLGHVFPDGPKERGGLRYCINSASLRFIPLNRMAAEGYGQYIPLVR, encoded by the coding sequence GTGACCAAGCGGCCACAGGCTCATGTCGACCCATCGGCCTACAGTCGTCCTGACGACGCGCGGCTGCGCTCGGAACTGACAGCGGAACAGTATGCCGTCACGCAGCAGAACGCCACCGAAGCGCCGTTCCGCAACGAGTATTTCGACAATCACGAAAAAGGAATCTATGTCGATGTCACGACAGGCGAACCGCTCTTCGTGTCGACCGACAAGTTTGACTCTGGATGTGGCTGGCCAAGCTTCTCGCACCCTGTCAGCGATGAAGTGATAGTCGAAAAGAGAGACCTTAGCCATGGAATGGACCGCACGGAAGTCAGAAGCCGTGTCGGCGACTCACATCTCGGCCATGTGTTCCCAGACGGGCCTAAGGAGCGCGGAGGATTGCGCTACTGCATCAACAGCGCCTCGCTCCGGTTCATTCCTCTCAACAGGATGGCAGCCGAGGGCTACGGCCAATATATCCCGCTCGTCAGATAA